In Deltaproteobacteria bacterium, the DNA window CAAGGGGCTTAATAACGGTCCCTGCGGAGGCATGATCGAGGGAAAATGTGAAGTGGACCCTGAGCGGTCATGTGCCTGGGTTTCCATCTATGATCGGCTGGCCAGGGAAGGACGGCTCACCCAGATCGAATCCATGCGCCCTCCCGCTGACTTTCGCCGCCGGACCAAACCCGGAAAGGTCCATCATCCGGCTTATCTGAGGAGGTATCATGCCGGGTCCAAATAAGTTTGCCGAAGGATTACGATCCGGGACTTTTATGGTGACCTGCGAGTTGGATCCGCCGAAGGGAACCGATCCAACAAAAGCAAAAAAGATAATGGATCTCCTTAAAGACAAGGTACAGGCCGTAGTGGTTTCCGATAATCCGCAGGCCCGAATGCACATGGCCCCCATCGGATTTTGCCGTTATCTCCTGGATCAGGGCATCGAACCGGTCATGACCATCACCTGCCGGGACCGTAATCGCCTGGCCTTGCAATCCGATCTTTTGGCGGCCGTGGGGCTCGGCATTCAAAATATATTAGCCGTAACCGGTGATTATATCACCTGGGGCGACCACCCGGAAACCAAACCGGTTTATGATCTGGATTCCGTTCAGTTGATCCGGGCCATTTCCCTGCTGAATGAAAATAAGAACCTTTCCGGGAATGGGGTTGAAGGGCCATCCCCTTCATTCACCATCGGCGCCGCGGTGACGCTGGCCGGCAACCCGATCCTGCCTCAGGTTTTGAAGTTTAGGAAAAAGGTGCAGGCCGGGGCCCATTTTTTTATGAGTCATCCGATTTTTGATCTGGCCGGTGTAGAGGAATTCTTTAAAGAGAAGAGACCTGACCGGAAAACCCCTTTACTGGCCTCGGTTTGTTTGTT includes these proteins:
- a CDS encoding methylenetetrahydrofolate reductase, giving the protein MPGPNKFAEGLRSGTFMVTCELDPPKGTDPTKAKKIMDLLKDKVQAVVVSDNPQARMHMAPIGFCRYLLDQGIEPVMTITCRDRNRLALQSDLLAAVGLGIQNILAVTGDYITWGDHPETKPVYDLDSVQLIRAISLLNENKNLSGNGVEGPSPSFTIGAAVTLAGNPILPQVLKFRKKVQAGAHFFMSHPIFDLAGVEEFFKEKRPDRKTPLLASVCLLNETRMREYAPGKYPGLYIPETVMKKFRTLSSGEFQAGMMSHTVRLIEEIKKDGRFQGVHLMLNGDEERIVELI